A genome region from Thermomonospora amylolytica includes the following:
- a CDS encoding GlsB/YeaQ/YmgE family stress response membrane protein: MILWLIVVGAVIGGLARLLLPGRNPIGVVLTVLVGIAGALVGGMISNALGAGDLVALVFAVLVAAGGVALLTSAHRGGGGWRRTRRGTF; the protein is encoded by the coding sequence ATGATCCTTTGGCTGATCGTCGTCGGCGCCGTGATCGGCGGTCTGGCCCGGCTGCTGCTGCCCGGCCGCAACCCGATCGGCGTGGTGCTGACGGTGCTGGTCGGGATCGCCGGCGCGCTGGTCGGCGGGATGATCTCGAACGCGCTCGGCGCGGGCGACCTGGTCGCCCTGGTGTTCGCGGTGCTCGTCGCGGCCGGCGGGGTGGCGCTGCTGACCTCCGCCCACCGGGGCGGCGGGGGCTGGCGCCGGACCCGGCGCGGCACGTTCTGA
- a CDS encoding DUF3107 domain-containing protein, with protein MQVRIGVQYVPKELVIETTLSADEVQRALADALAAENGVLALKDERGGRVVVPAARVGYLEIGEEDRRTVGFGGM; from the coding sequence GTGCAGGTGCGCATCGGGGTGCAGTACGTGCCCAAGGAACTCGTCATCGAGACCACGCTGTCCGCCGACGAGGTGCAGCGGGCGCTGGCCGACGCGCTGGCCGCCGAGAACGGGGTGCTGGCGCTCAAGGACGAGCGGGGCGGCCGGGTGGTGGTGCCCGCGGCCCGGGTCGGCTATCTGGAGATCGGCGAGGAGGACCGCCGCACCGTGGGGTTCGGCGGCATGTGA
- a CDS encoding serine/threonine-protein kinase: MYDDQWRLEGFEEIRELGSGAQGRVVLARHTESGTPVAIKYLARGEGDDEAVERLRQEALMLAKVTDPHVVRLYRFAAGERGAALVMEAIDGVSLKELLARHGAMPPEAALAVLKGSLLGLAAAHAVGVVHRDYKPANVVVQGDGLSKLIDFGIAALTGVGSREGSPAYMAPEQWRGEPATPATDVYSATCVFFECVTGAKPYSAPDPMLLMHRHLNDPIPVEAVPEALRPLLERGMAKDGTRRPAGAAAFVAELESVASAAYGPDWEQRGVRVLATGAVALAAMFPLGAALAPAASGAAGAMGAGTAAAGTSAAGAASAGAAGTGLLATAGAKITMAVAGTALAVGAGTTVAAVTGGEDEPPAPVVQNVAFSTPLLGDRTIEVAGGRRLLVRGMRYAQITGHTDAALQERINAALRAPLDTAVEAAQRVVRQDPQMGRPGIQCDGAQISARAVPGLRTGRLISVRYELRAGWVCNSDFVSDWAITVTVALDSGKALAAADVFTPATLTPAGLGTLWSRVPKPAPEPNPAGAPCTPPARITPADLRPAAQGVNDAPVDIGFTAQGMTVSVQPAGGDFCTFMTLTVPYDRVRDLMLPRFAELLPR; this comes from the coding sequence ATGTACGACGATCAGTGGCGTCTGGAGGGCTTCGAGGAGATCCGCGAACTCGGGTCGGGAGCGCAGGGCAGGGTGGTGCTGGCCCGGCACACCGAGTCCGGCACCCCGGTGGCGATCAAGTACCTGGCCCGCGGCGAGGGCGACGACGAGGCCGTGGAGCGGCTCCGCCAGGAGGCCCTCATGCTGGCCAAGGTCACCGACCCGCACGTGGTGCGGCTGTACCGGTTCGCGGCGGGGGAGCGGGGCGCGGCGCTGGTGATGGAGGCGATCGACGGCGTCTCCCTCAAGGAACTGCTGGCCCGGCACGGCGCCATGCCTCCCGAGGCGGCGCTGGCCGTGCTCAAGGGCTCGCTGCTGGGGCTGGCCGCCGCGCACGCGGTGGGCGTGGTGCACCGCGACTACAAGCCCGCGAACGTGGTGGTGCAGGGGGACGGGCTCAGCAAGCTCATCGACTTCGGGATCGCGGCCCTCACCGGGGTCGGCTCCCGCGAGGGCAGCCCCGCGTACATGGCCCCCGAGCAGTGGCGCGGCGAGCCCGCCACCCCCGCCACCGACGTGTACTCGGCGACCTGCGTGTTCTTCGAGTGCGTGACGGGCGCCAAGCCCTACTCCGCGCCCGACCCCATGCTGCTGATGCACCGGCACCTGAACGACCCGATACCGGTCGAGGCCGTTCCCGAGGCCCTGCGGCCGCTGCTGGAACGCGGCATGGCCAAGGACGGGACGCGACGGCCGGCCGGAGCGGCGGCGTTCGTCGCCGAGCTGGAGTCGGTGGCGTCCGCCGCGTACGGGCCGGACTGGGAGCAGCGCGGCGTGCGGGTGCTGGCGACCGGGGCGGTGGCGCTGGCGGCGATGTTCCCGCTGGGCGCCGCGCTGGCCCCCGCGGCGTCCGGCGCCGCCGGCGCCATGGGCGCGGGGACCGCGGCGGCCGGCACGTCGGCGGCCGGGGCGGCCTCCGCCGGGGCCGCCGGCACCGGGCTGCTGGCGACGGCCGGAGCCAAGATCACCATGGCGGTGGCGGGCACCGCGCTGGCGGTCGGCGCGGGCACCACCGTCGCCGCCGTCACCGGAGGCGAGGACGAACCCCCCGCCCCGGTCGTGCAGAACGTCGCGTTCAGCACCCCGCTCCTGGGCGACCGCACCATCGAGGTCGCCGGCGGGCGGCGGCTGCTGGTCCGCGGGATGCGGTACGCGCAGATCACCGGGCACACCGACGCCGCGCTCCAGGAGCGGATCAACGCCGCGCTGCGAGCGCCCCTGGACACCGCCGTCGAGGCCGCGCAGCGCGTCGTCCGGCAGGACCCGCAGATGGGGCGTCCCGGCATCCAGTGCGACGGCGCGCAGATCTCGGCCAGGGCCGTGCCCGGACTGCGCACCGGCAGGCTGATCTCGGTCCGCTACGAACTGCGCGCCGGGTGGGTCTGCAACAGCGACTTCGTCTCCGACTGGGCGATCACGGTGACCGTCGCGCTGGACAGCGGGAAGGCGCTGGCCGCCGCCGACGTCTTCACGCCCGCCACCCTCACCCCGGCCGGGCTGGGCACGCTGTGGTCCCGGGTGCCCAAGCCCGCCCCCGAGCCGAACCCGGCCGGCGCCCCCTGCACCCCGCCCGCCCGGATCACCCCGGCCGACCTGCGCCCGGCCGCCCAGGGGGTGAACGACGCGCCGGTCGACATCGGGTTCACCGCGCAGGGGATGACCGTCTCGGTGCAGCCCGCCGGCGGCGACTTCTGCACGTTCATGACGCTGACCGTGCCGTACGACCGGGTACGGGACCTGATGCTGCCGAGGTTCGCCGAACTGCTGCCGCGGTGA
- a CDS encoding TetR/AcrR family transcriptional regulator yields MTATPDARPRGTRLPRPARRRQLLGAAQEVFVAQGYHAAAMDEIAERAGVSKPVLYQHFPGKLELYLALLDEHAEALVKIVREALESTTDNKRRVQASMQAFYDFVAGDGEAYRLVFESDLRNVAPVRARVDRANHQCAEMIARVIAEDTQTPAEEAFLLGMGLVGMAEVSARYWLSQHGSIPKDTAEKLIARLAWRGISGFPVAG; encoded by the coding sequence GTGACCGCGACCCCGGACGCCCGTCCACGTGGCACCCGGCTGCCCCGGCCGGCCCGACGGCGGCAGCTGCTCGGCGCGGCGCAGGAGGTGTTCGTCGCACAGGGCTACCACGCCGCCGCGATGGACGAGATCGCCGAGCGGGCGGGCGTCAGCAAGCCGGTGCTGTACCAGCACTTCCCGGGCAAGCTGGAGCTGTACCTGGCGCTGCTGGACGAGCACGCCGAGGCGCTGGTGAAGATCGTGCGCGAGGCGCTGGAGTCGACCACCGACAACAAGCGCCGGGTGCAGGCCAGCATGCAGGCGTTCTACGATTTCGTGGCCGGTGACGGGGAGGCCTACCGGCTGGTGTTCGAGTCCGACCTGCGCAACGTGGCCCCGGTGCGGGCCCGCGTCGACCGGGCCAACCACCAGTGCGCCGAGATGATCGCCCGGGTCATCGCCGAGGACACCCAGACCCCCGCCGAGGAGGCGTTCCTGCTCGGCATGGGCCTGGTCGGGATGGCCGAGGTGAGCGCCCGCTACTGGCTGTCGCAGCACGGCTCCATCCCCAAGGACACCGCCGAGAAGCTGATCGCCCGCCTGGCCTGGCGCGGCATCTCCGGCTTCCCCGTCGCAGGCTGA